The sequence below is a genomic window from Harmonia axyridis chromosome 1, icHarAxyr1.1, whole genome shotgun sequence.
AAGTTGACCAACCTCGATCGAAGCCAAACCTATCGAATAACCGCTGGCTAAAAAATTCCCAAACGGACACCGTCTTAATAATAGACacataaataattcattccAGCACACCAACAACTCCCTGACCACCATATCGATATCTATTTCAGGTTCGCCATCCGAGGAGGTATGCGTGGAAAAGAAATGCGTCAAGGCCTCAGCCCAACTCCTAGACTTCGTCGATCTCAAAGTCGATCCCTGCAAAGACTTCTACCACTACGTGTGCGGCCATTACATAAAGGACGCCGTGAAGAACGACGCCACCACGCCCATCAAGGAGATCATGAAGCTGGTGGAGAATGAGCAGAAGGCCATCATCGTGGACCCCGTGAGGAAGAAGGACTCCAAGGCCAACGTGGCCATGAAGATGTTCTACCAGGCGTGCATGAATGAGAGCAGGATCGAATCTGATAAGGACGCCAACTTCTTGGAGGCTATCAACGAGCTGGGAGGGTGGCATTTGCTCAATGCTACTGGTTGGGATTCCTCTTCTTTTAATTGGTTGGATTGGCAAGTTAAGGCTGTACAGATGGGGGTTCCTGTTATTGGGTTCTTTGATTTAAAGCCTGAAGAGACTTCTGAGAACACTACCGTTTTGAGGGTGAGCAACCTTAAGGGTAACAGTACATAATTATATAGAAAAACTATTTACACGAATCAGTTTATGGAGAACAAAGATTTACCACTGCCTCTTAGAGAGACCCTGCATCAAAATATGTGAGAGGGCTCAAAGTAAGGATGAGATTTTCATAAGAGATACAAAAAATGCTGCTATAATTAAAAGTTGTTAATAAGAGATAAAGAGCACaaacaattcaaatcaaagatACAATTCTTTCAGCGGTTGCAGTTGTAACCGGAAGAGTTAAAATAGGAAACGTGCAGTTATAACGTCTAGAAAACTGGATGCAATTCAAATAGTTGTTCATACAAATCAATTAAAATGTCCTCAGCGTAGTGAGCATAGTGTTTTCCTGCtcctttttttattaatttatttgtaaatattGACTTACGATTCCGTGTTCTGAATCATTCCATCTTCTAATAACTCATCAAAAAACCCATCgtttattttccttattttaaTTTAATCAATTATATAATCGTAGCTCTCTGAATAACAATGAAATGTTGTTGATACAATGttttaataaataatcaataattttttggagCAGTCGGGGATATGGGGATATGTAACAGTCTACTTTAAAAAGGGGAACTGGGGGTCCTACTCcgaaaaaatgtcgaaatttaaGTGATGATTTTAAGCAGTTCTAAACTCTAAATAAACAAGGATTTAAAGGCCAACAAACTATAGTTGACTTCTGACTTTACTTATGCAGTTTTCAAGGGTATGGTCAAATGAACTCGACTTTTTTTTATAGGCTTACGCATTATTTAATCTAAATTTCATCTCAATAAATTACAACGTCTTATCTGCTTTAACGACATTCCCATAATACTTGGCATTGACAACAAGAATTATCCTTAATTACATTTGAAATCATTAGTTCTATGAATATTTTAATcgtattttctccaattttcacCTTAGATTCAATTGTTCTGAGTGTAGGGGGTTACCCCCTATCAACAACACAGGCGAAGATGATCTCTAGAAAAGAGctttttttgaagtttgaaatgAATGTACTTTGGTTTCATGATAGCTATTACCTAATTAATCAATATTACAGATCTCAGCTTCTATTCTCAATGATCTTAAAATGACTAGAATGGAGTTCATGGGCATCATGTCACAAATAGCTGCTGCTTTTGACGCACCAAGCAGTGCTTCAGATGATATCAAAACAATATACCAGTTCTTCAAGGATTTGAAAGAggtaaatttatattatatggTAACACTTGGTTTAGCAAATAAAAAACGGAATTTATCAATGAAGATCGAAAATTGGCTTATAAATGATATATTCGAAACTATTCAACTGAGtctttcttcatttttgcaATTGATGTTAAAATTAGAAGTAAAATTTGTGCCAATCATCtatattaatgaatataaatgGGAATTTTGTGCAACTATTAATTTAGCAAATGTTACTAGTTGGCAATTGATTATGAAGACAGTGGAAATGGAGAAGATGAAGTTTCAACAGTAAAAGACTTGATACAGGAATGTCCTCAAATTCCATGGTTAAAACTCTTGAATGGGCTTTCAAAGGGAGTCAGAGAGTTTAAAACTGATACTGAAGTTATCTTCGGATCTCTCAGCGAGTATTGTAAAAAACTTATCAAGTTGCTGAATAACACACCAAAATGGTTGGTATTACCAGAATCATCGCTTGAACCAATCAACTAAATTCTCCTTTAAATTTGCAGGGTAATTTCTGATTATTATGTGTGGTCCATTATTCATAAATCACGTGATTTCTTGAGAGAAGACGTGAGAGATGCCTACAAAGGTGATGAAACCCAGGATAGGTTCAAGAAATGCTTCCAATTGACCGATGAAAGGTATGAAAAACTTATTAAGTCACTAGACTGCACAAAAACAAGAAATACCAAATATCTATtattaattcgaatttattgCACTACTTATGAAAAAACctctatgaaaaaatatttatacaccaAGGAATAATTCAAtcgttgaataatttttattccacgttattttatttccatttgAGCTTGTACTTCTTCGAATTTAAATTTTACTGATTAACAATAATTGTTGTTTCAGCTTCAAGTATTTGAAAGAAACAATATACATACGGAAAAAAACAAATCCATATGTAAGAGAACAACTGGAAGAATTGGTCGATATAATGAAGGAAGTGTTTATTGAGCACATCAAAGCATCTACTTGGATGGACGAAGAAACCAAAAAGAGGGGTGCTGAAAAGGCTCAGCTCATAGAAAAAGTTGTGGGTGCTGATGAAGTTCTTTATGATGTCGACAAGTTTGATAAACTGCTTGGTGTTGACGGGGTAAGATAAAGTTGGTCTAGTATTTAATTTACTCACTCATAGTTTGAAAGCTCGAGCACCGGACTGGCAAAGATTCTTATAAAAtctacaataattttt
It includes:
- the LOC123680779 gene encoding endothelin-converting enzyme 1-like — encoded protein: MLEPSKNRAQGEKRRGRSGLEKGLIGAVVLVSVLAVVFLVLYFTKNCSPSEEVCVEKKCVKASAQLLDFVDLKVDPCKDFYHYVCGHYIKDAVKNDATTPIKEIMKLVENEQKAIIVDPVRKKDSKANVAMKMFYQACMNESRIESDKDANFLEAINELGGWHLLNATGWDSSSFNWLDWQVKAVQMGVPVIGFFDLKPEETSENTTVLRISASILNDLKMTRMEFMGIMSQIAAAFDAPSSASDDIKTIYQFFKDLKELAIDYEDSGNGEDEVSTVKDLIQECPQIPWLKLLNGLSKGVREFKTDTEVIFGSLSEYCKKLIKLLNNTPKWVISDYYVWSIIHKSRDFLREDVRDAYKGDETQDRFKKCFQLTDESFKYLKETIYIRKKTNPYVREQLEELVDIMKEVFIEHIKASTWMDEETKKRGAEKAQLIEKVVGADEVLYDVDKFDKLLGVDGIEYSSDVPYQIFREKRIRENKHIWEKVNEKPPENWDVFFHSVNQVNAFFATPLNVMIIPAPILNSVFFNYKFPAFMNYGSIGRVIGHELQHGFGEAGRQVLLKNNEQVDWWTNATVDAFNKTKKCAIDEYEQIPFTYKLNGTLTLEENLADLVGIDVAYEAYGRWLEKYGEEKSLPGIPLTPKQIFWIQTGTFLCFRKLDDDATDMNAEDVHAIPLFRVTAGARNSKYFAKDFNCPEGSFMNPKQKCRIL